From a single Streptomyces rubradiris genomic region:
- a CDS encoding ABC transporter permease gives MAVEHPPATPAGDQSRIHDIGYRGYDGPRLGRSYARRSLYSQSLRGAYGLGRSVKSKVLPMLLFAVMCVPAAIMVAVAVVTKAHELPVSYTRYAIVTQAVISLYVASQAPQAVSRDLRFKTVPLYFSRPIETADYVRAKFAALASALFILTGAPLLVMYVGALLSKMDFAHQTKEFAQGLVSVALLSLLFAGIGLVIAAFTPRRGFGIAAVIAVLTISYGAVSTLQAIADTQGSGSAVPWIGLFSPITLIDGVQSAFLGGSSAYPGGSGPSAGQGVAHVLFVLGLIAACYGILVRRYRKVGL, from the coding sequence ATGGCCGTTGAGCATCCCCCGGCAACGCCCGCCGGCGACCAGAGCCGCATCCACGACATCGGCTACCGCGGCTACGACGGCCCCCGCCTCGGCCGTTCCTACGCCCGCCGCTCGCTGTACTCGCAGTCCCTGCGCGGCGCCTACGGCCTCGGCCGCTCGGTGAAGTCCAAGGTGCTGCCGATGCTGCTGTTCGCGGTGATGTGCGTGCCGGCCGCCATCATGGTGGCCGTCGCCGTCGTCACCAAGGCACACGAACTGCCGGTGTCCTACACCCGGTACGCGATCGTCACCCAGGCCGTGATCAGCCTGTACGTCGCCTCGCAGGCACCCCAGGCGGTCTCCCGCGACCTGCGCTTCAAGACCGTGCCGCTGTACTTCTCGCGGCCCATCGAGACCGCCGACTACGTCCGCGCCAAGTTCGCGGCGCTGGCCTCCGCGCTCTTCATCCTCACCGGCGCCCCGCTGCTGGTGATGTACGTGGGCGCGCTGCTGTCCAAGATGGACTTCGCCCATCAGACCAAGGAATTCGCCCAGGGACTGGTCTCCGTGGCCCTCCTCTCGTTGCTCTTCGCCGGCATCGGTCTGGTCATCGCCGCCTTCACCCCGCGCCGTGGCTTCGGCATCGCCGCCGTGATCGCCGTACTGACCATCTCCTACGGCGCGGTCTCCACCCTCCAGGCCATCGCCGACACCCAGGGCAGCGGCTCCGCCGTGCCGTGGATCGGGCTGTTCTCGCCGATCACGCTGATCGACGGCGTGCAGTCCGCGTTCCTCGGCGGCAGCTCCGCCTATCCGGGCGGCAGCGGTCCCTCCGCCGGCCAGGGCGTGGCCCACGTCCTGTTCGTCCTCGGCCTGATCGCCGCCTGCTACGGCATCCTCGTCCGCCGCTACCGCAAGGTGGGACTGTGA
- a CDS encoding ABC transporter ATP-binding protein: MTTLNIDHVSRWFGNVVAVNDITMTIGPGVTGLLGPNGAGKSTLINMMGGFLAPSTGSVTLDGQPVWRNEAIYRHIGIVPEREAMYDFLTGREFVLANAELHGLDAKAAQRALATVEMEYAQDRKIATYSKGMRQRVKMASALVHDPSLLLLDEPFNGMDPRQRMQLMDLLRKMGDEGRTVLFSSHILEEVEQLARHIEVVVAGRHAASGDFRRIRRLMTDRPHRYLVRSSDDRALAAALIADPSTAGIEVDHAEGALRIQAVDFGRFTALLPKVARDHGIRLLTVSPSDESLESVFSYLVAA; encoded by the coding sequence GTGACCACCCTGAACATCGACCACGTCTCCCGCTGGTTCGGCAACGTGGTCGCCGTCAACGACATCACCATGACCATCGGCCCCGGTGTCACCGGACTGCTCGGCCCCAACGGCGCCGGCAAGTCCACCCTGATCAACATGATGGGCGGCTTCCTCGCCCCCTCCACCGGCAGCGTCACCCTCGACGGCCAGCCGGTGTGGCGCAACGAGGCCATCTACCGGCACATCGGCATCGTCCCCGAACGCGAGGCGATGTACGACTTCCTCACCGGCCGCGAGTTCGTCCTCGCCAACGCCGAACTGCACGGCCTCGACGCCAAGGCCGCCCAGCGCGCCCTGGCCACGGTGGAGATGGAGTACGCGCAGGACCGGAAGATCGCCACGTACTCCAAGGGCATGCGGCAGCGCGTGAAGATGGCGAGCGCCCTGGTGCACGACCCGTCGCTGCTCCTGCTGGACGAGCCGTTCAACGGCATGGACCCGCGCCAGCGCATGCAACTGATGGACCTGCTGCGCAAGATGGGCGACGAGGGCCGCACGGTGCTGTTCTCCTCGCACATCCTCGAAGAGGTCGAGCAGCTCGCCCGGCACATCGAGGTCGTCGTCGCCGGACGGCACGCGGCCAGCGGCGACTTCCGCCGGATCCGCCGTCTGATGACCGACCGCCCGCACCGCTACCTGGTGCGCTCCAGCGACGACCGCGCCCTCGCGGCCGCGCTGATCGCCGATCCCTCCACGGCCGGCATCGAGGTCGACCACGCCGAGGGCGCGCTGCGCATCCAGGCCGTCGACTTCGGCCGCTTCACCGCCCTGCTGCCGAAGGTCGCCAGGGACCACGGCATCCGGCTCCTCACGGTCTCGCCGTCCGACGAGTCCCTGGAGTCCGTCTTCTCGTACCTGGTCGCGGCGTAG